Proteins encoded within one genomic window of Citrobacter amalonaticus Y19:
- a CDS encoding molybdopterin guanine dinucleotide-containing S/N-oxide reductase, whose translation MTTRNLVLTAAHWGPILVETDGEKVLSSRGALPTSHPNSLQSAVHDQVHSKTRVRYPMVRKGFLASPAQPQGVRGQDEFVRVSWDDALALIHAQHKRIRDTWGPSSIFAGSYGWRSNGVLHKSATLLQRYMALAGGYTGHLGDYSTGAAQAIMPYVVGGSEVYQQQTSWPVVLEHSDVVVLWSANPLNTLKIAWNASDEQGIPYFDALRESGKRLICIDPMRSESVDFFGDKMEWIAPHMGTDVALMLGIAHTLVENGWHDEAFLARCTTGYAVFSDYLLGVSDGIAKTAEWAATICGVPAVKIRELAELFHKNTTMLMVGWGMQRQQFGEQKHWMIVTLAAMLGQPGTPGGGFGLSYHFANGGNPTRRSAVLASMQGSLQGGTDAVEKIPVARIVEALENPGAPYQHNGMNRHFPDIRFIWWAGGANFTHHQDTNRLIRAWQKPELVVISECFWTAAAKHADIVLPATTSFERNDLTMTGDYSNQHLVPMKQVVPPQGEARNDFDVFAELSERWEAGGYQRFTEGKNELEWLETFYAIAGQRGASQQVTLPPFAEFWAANQLIEMPDNPANAQFIRFADFRRDPDAHPLKTDSGKIEIYSQRIASYGYADCPGHPMWLEPDEWHGNAEPGQLQVVSAHPAHRLHSQLNYSHLRERYAVANREPVTIHPQDAQAHGIREGDTVRIWNHRGQILAGAVVTDGIKPGVICIHEGAWPDLDPTAGGICKNGAVNVLTKDLPSSRLGNGCAGNTALAWLEKYSGPALTLTAFNPPASP comes from the coding sequence TTGACGACGCGCAATCTGGTGTTAACCGCCGCCCACTGGGGACCCATTCTTGTCGAAACGGACGGAGAAAAGGTGCTCTCCTCCCGTGGCGCGCTGCCCACCTCGCATCCGAATTCACTGCAAAGCGCGGTCCACGATCAGGTACACAGTAAAACCCGGGTGCGTTATCCGATGGTGCGTAAAGGGTTTCTTGCCTCGCCTGCACAGCCGCAGGGCGTACGTGGACAGGATGAGTTTGTGCGCGTGAGTTGGGACGATGCGCTGGCGCTGATTCATGCGCAGCATAAGCGGATCCGCGACACCTGGGGACCCTCCTCAATTTTTGCCGGTTCTTACGGCTGGCGTTCCAACGGCGTCCTGCACAAATCGGCGACGCTGTTGCAACGCTATATGGCGCTGGCGGGTGGGTACACCGGACATCTGGGCGACTATTCTACCGGCGCGGCGCAGGCCATCATGCCGTACGTGGTGGGCGGCAGTGAAGTTTACCAGCAGCAGACCAGCTGGCCGGTGGTTCTGGAACACAGCGATGTGGTGGTGCTGTGGAGTGCCAACCCACTGAATACACTGAAGATTGCCTGGAACGCGTCGGATGAGCAGGGGATACCTTACTTCGATGCACTGCGCGAAAGCGGAAAACGACTGATCTGTATTGATCCCATGCGATCGGAAAGTGTCGATTTCTTCGGCGACAAGATGGAATGGATTGCGCCGCATATGGGCACCGACGTGGCGCTGATGCTCGGCATCGCGCATACACTGGTGGAAAATGGCTGGCATGATGAGGCGTTTCTCGCCCGCTGTACCACGGGTTATGCGGTCTTCTCAGACTATCTGTTGGGTGTGAGCGACGGGATCGCTAAAACGGCCGAGTGGGCGGCCACGATTTGCGGCGTTCCGGCGGTGAAAATCCGTGAACTGGCGGAATTATTCCATAAAAATACCACTATGCTGATGGTTGGCTGGGGCATGCAGCGTCAGCAGTTTGGCGAACAAAAGCACTGGATGATTGTCACTCTGGCCGCCATGCTGGGACAACCAGGTACACCCGGCGGCGGTTTTGGCCTTTCCTATCACTTTGCCAACGGCGGCAACCCGACGCGTCGTTCTGCCGTACTGGCGTCAATGCAGGGCAGTCTGCAAGGCGGTACTGACGCGGTGGAGAAAATCCCGGTAGCGCGCATTGTGGAAGCGCTGGAAAACCCCGGTGCGCCGTATCAGCACAACGGAATGAATCGCCACTTCCCGGATATCCGCTTCATCTGGTGGGCGGGCGGGGCGAATTTTACCCATCATCAGGACACGAATCGACTGATTCGCGCCTGGCAAAAACCGGAGCTGGTGGTCATCTCGGAATGCTTCTGGACCGCTGCCGCGAAGCATGCCGATATTGTGCTGCCGGCGACGACCTCTTTTGAACGCAACGATCTCACCATGACCGGGGATTACAGCAACCAGCATCTGGTGCCGATGAAGCAGGTTGTGCCGCCGCAGGGTGAAGCGCGCAATGATTTTGACGTCTTTGCCGAACTGAGCGAGCGCTGGGAAGCGGGCGGTTATCAACGCTTCACAGAAGGGAAGAACGAACTGGAATGGCTGGAAACGTTCTATGCTATTGCCGGGCAGCGCGGGGCCAGCCAGCAGGTGACGCTGCCGCCGTTTGCCGAATTCTGGGCTGCTAACCAACTGATTGAAATGCCGGATAATCCGGCCAACGCGCAGTTCATCCGCTTTGCTGATTTTCGTCGTGACCCGGACGCGCATCCACTGAAAACCGACAGCGGTAAGATTGAGATTTACTCGCAGCGGATTGCCAGTTACGGCTATGCGGACTGCCCCGGACATCCGATGTGGCTGGAGCCGGATGAGTGGCACGGCAATGCCGAACCGGGGCAACTACAGGTCGTGTCGGCGCACCCGGCGCATCGTCTGCACAGCCAGCTTAACTACAGTCACCTGCGTGAACGGTACGCCGTCGCGAACCGCGAGCCGGTGACGATTCACCCGCAGGATGCGCAGGCGCACGGTATACGCGAGGGCGATACGGTGCGTATTTGGAATCACCGTGGTCAGATCCTTGCGGGTGCAGTGGTTACCGACGGCATCAAACCCGGCGTGATCTGCATTCATGAAGGGGCATGGCCGGATCTCGACCCGACGGCCGGCGGCATCTGTAAAAATGGCGCGGTGAACGTACTGACTAAGGATCTGCCCAGTTCGCGTCTGGGGAACGGCTGTGCGGGCAATACCGCGCTGGCGTGGCTGGAGAAATACAGCGGACCAGCGCTTACGCTTACTGCGTTTAATCCGCCCGCCAGCCCATAA
- a CDS encoding OmpA family lipoprotein gives MKKRVLVIAAIVSGALAVSGCTTNPYTGEREAGKSGIGAGIGSLVGAGIGALSSSKKDRGKGALIGAAAGAALGGGVGYYMDVQEAKLRDKMQGTGVSVTRSGDNIILNMPNNVTFDSSSATLKPAGANTLTGVAMVLKEYEKTAVNVIGYTDSTGGQDLNMRLSQQRADSVASSLITQGVAANRIRTSGLGPANPIASNSTAEGKAQNRRVEITLSPIQ, from the coding sequence ATGAAGAAACGTGTTTTAGTCATTGCCGCTATCGTGAGCGGCGCCCTGGCGGTTTCTGGCTGTACAACCAACCCTTACACCGGCGAACGCGAAGCGGGTAAATCCGGCATTGGCGCGGGCATTGGATCGCTGGTCGGCGCGGGTATCGGCGCCCTCTCTTCCTCGAAGAAAGATCGCGGTAAAGGCGCACTGATTGGCGCAGCGGCGGGCGCGGCGCTCGGTGGCGGCGTCGGTTATTACATGGACGTGCAGGAAGCAAAACTGCGCGACAAAATGCAGGGAACCGGCGTGAGCGTGACGCGAAGCGGTGATAACATCATCCTGAACATGCCGAATAACGTCACCTTCGACAGCAGTAGCGCGACCCTGAAACCGGCGGGCGCAAACACGCTGACCGGTGTGGCGATGGTGCTGAAAGAGTACGAAAAAACGGCCGTCAATGTGATCGGCTATACCGACAGTACCGGCGGCCAGGACCTGAATATGCGTCTGTCGCAACAGCGTGCGGACAGCGTGGCCAGCTCGCTCATCACTCAGGGCGTTGCCGCCAACCGCATCCGCACCAGCGGCCTGGGCCCGGCAAATCCGATCGCCAGCAACAGCACGGCGGAAGGGAAAGCTCAGAACCGTCGCGTCGAAATTACCTTAAGTCCGATTCAGTAA